A genomic stretch from Onychostoma macrolepis isolate SWU-2019 chromosome 02, ASM1243209v1, whole genome shotgun sequence includes:
- the odr4 gene encoding protein odr-4 homolog isoform X1, giving the protein MIGKQGRMGRSYFVDEAVEEYLGGLQAAPGSCVTGLLAGQSSPQRDFVVLAVQTPHRESEGQPKASKGVSPLDDIDVEWVTEHAKQVSRMLPGGLCILGLFLVTPPELSKDAQNALKRLIFAMDKYITKGRLWELSEEDVTDRVTLHICSKTKKLVCKSFDVKDPKSSAKPADWKYQTGVSSSWPMLTCSVEVDLQIPVTGSSSDNTDKCMKDGLRRWAKQIEAACCLINGRQALDDSEFISGQKKNPKTTNRQTLPARIIVSDEQSELDERSSALVQVCSGSMKVRGVVHCRAYIHNNKPKARHAAQAIKRDIINTVCSRVEMFLEDLLINEGSQKGLCSGQQALPRRVFAPMPISGLSVCDYMFPDESTADVAERLKEMLDCETPEEGIDTSLESNQLFSAVSGSEITNSRDDDSNKHVISEIQDGTPKIQKAPQYYAGVAVAAAIALLATATSLLYFS; this is encoded by the exons ATGATCGGTAAGCAAG GTAGAATGGGTAGGAGTTATTTTGTAGATGAAGCTGTGGAGGAATATCTTGGTGGGCTTCAGGCAGCTCCTGGATCATGTGTGACCGGACTCCTGGCTGGTCAA TCTTCCCCTCAGAGAGATTTTGTGGTGCTGGCTGTGCAGACTCCTCACAGGGAGAGTGAGGGGCAGCCGAAGGCTTCGAAAGGGGTCAGCCCACTGGATGACATTGATGTGGAGTGGGTCACAGAACATGCCAAGCAG GTGTCCCGCATGTTACCAGGAGGTCTTTGTATTCTTGGCCTGTTTTTAGTGACCCCACCTGAACTCTCCAAAGATGcccaaaatgcattaaaaagg CTTATATTTGCCATGGATAAATACATAACTAAAGGAAGATTGTGGGAACTGTCAGAGGAGGATGTGACTGATCGAGTTACCCTGCATATCTGCTCCAAAACAAAGAA ACTTGTCTGCAAATCATTTGATGTAAAAGATCCAAAG AGTTCGGCCAAGCCAGCAGACTGGAAGTACCAGACAGGTGTCTCGTCATCCTGGCCCATGCTGACCTGCTCTGTTGAGGTGGATCTGCAGATCCCTGTGACAGGATCTTCTTCTGATAACACAGACAAGTGCATGAAG GATGGTCTTAGGAGGTGGGCTAAACAGATCGAGGCTGCTTGCTGTCTCATAAATGGCAGACAGGCATTAGATGACTCTGAATTCATATCAGGACAG AAAAAGAACCCAAAAACAACCAATCGTCAGACACTGCCAGCACGGATCATTGTCTCAGAT GAACAGTCAGAGCTGGATGAGCGGAGCAGTGCTCTGGTTCAGGTGTGCAGTGGCTCCATGAAGGTTCGAGGGGTGGTTCACTGCAGGGCCTACATCCACAACAACAAACCAAAAGCCAGACATGCAGCACAG GCCATTAAGAGAGACATCATAAACACAGTTTGCTCAAGAGTGGAGATGTTTCTGGAAGATCTTTTGATAAATGAAGGGAGTCAAAAAG GTTTGTGCAGTGGCCAGCAGGCCCTTCCTCGGCGTGTGTTTGCACCAATGCCCATCTCCGGCCTGTCTGTGTGTGACTACATGTTCCCAGACGAAAGTACAGCTGATGTGGCCGAGCGTCTGAAAGAGATGCTGGACTGCGAAACGCCAGAAGAGGGCATAGATACAAGTTTGGAGAGCAATCAGT taTTTTCCGCTGTTTCTGGATCGGAGATAACCAACAGCCGTGATGATGATTCCAATAAGCATGTCATCTCAGAAATCCAAGATGGAACTCCCAAAATTCAGAAAGCCCCTCAATATTATGCTG gTGTGGCCGTAGCAGCAGCCATTGCTCTTCTTGCCACAGCCACATCTCTACTGTATTTCAGTTAA
- the odr4 gene encoding protein odr-4 homolog isoform X2: MGRSYFVDEAVEEYLGGLQAAPGSCVTGLLAGQSSPQRDFVVLAVQTPHRESEGQPKASKGVSPLDDIDVEWVTEHAKQVSRMLPGGLCILGLFLVTPPELSKDAQNALKRLIFAMDKYITKGRLWELSEEDVTDRVTLHICSKTKKLVCKSFDVKDPKSSAKPADWKYQTGVSSSWPMLTCSVEVDLQIPVTGSSSDNTDKCMKDGLRRWAKQIEAACCLINGRQALDDSEFISGQKKNPKTTNRQTLPARIIVSDEQSELDERSSALVQVCSGSMKVRGVVHCRAYIHNNKPKARHAAQAIKRDIINTVCSRVEMFLEDLLINEGSQKGLCSGQQALPRRVFAPMPISGLSVCDYMFPDESTADVAERLKEMLDCETPEEGIDTSLESNQLFSAVSGSEITNSRDDDSNKHVISEIQDGTPKIQKAPQYYAGVAVAAAIALLATATSLLYFS, from the exons ATGGGTAGGAGTTATTTTGTAGATGAAGCTGTGGAGGAATATCTTGGTGGGCTTCAGGCAGCTCCTGGATCATGTGTGACCGGACTCCTGGCTGGTCAA TCTTCCCCTCAGAGAGATTTTGTGGTGCTGGCTGTGCAGACTCCTCACAGGGAGAGTGAGGGGCAGCCGAAGGCTTCGAAAGGGGTCAGCCCACTGGATGACATTGATGTGGAGTGGGTCACAGAACATGCCAAGCAG GTGTCCCGCATGTTACCAGGAGGTCTTTGTATTCTTGGCCTGTTTTTAGTGACCCCACCTGAACTCTCCAAAGATGcccaaaatgcattaaaaagg CTTATATTTGCCATGGATAAATACATAACTAAAGGAAGATTGTGGGAACTGTCAGAGGAGGATGTGACTGATCGAGTTACCCTGCATATCTGCTCCAAAACAAAGAA ACTTGTCTGCAAATCATTTGATGTAAAAGATCCAAAG AGTTCGGCCAAGCCAGCAGACTGGAAGTACCAGACAGGTGTCTCGTCATCCTGGCCCATGCTGACCTGCTCTGTTGAGGTGGATCTGCAGATCCCTGTGACAGGATCTTCTTCTGATAACACAGACAAGTGCATGAAG GATGGTCTTAGGAGGTGGGCTAAACAGATCGAGGCTGCTTGCTGTCTCATAAATGGCAGACAGGCATTAGATGACTCTGAATTCATATCAGGACAG AAAAAGAACCCAAAAACAACCAATCGTCAGACACTGCCAGCACGGATCATTGTCTCAGAT GAACAGTCAGAGCTGGATGAGCGGAGCAGTGCTCTGGTTCAGGTGTGCAGTGGCTCCATGAAGGTTCGAGGGGTGGTTCACTGCAGGGCCTACATCCACAACAACAAACCAAAAGCCAGACATGCAGCACAG GCCATTAAGAGAGACATCATAAACACAGTTTGCTCAAGAGTGGAGATGTTTCTGGAAGATCTTTTGATAAATGAAGGGAGTCAAAAAG GTTTGTGCAGTGGCCAGCAGGCCCTTCCTCGGCGTGTGTTTGCACCAATGCCCATCTCCGGCCTGTCTGTGTGTGACTACATGTTCCCAGACGAAAGTACAGCTGATGTGGCCGAGCGTCTGAAAGAGATGCTGGACTGCGAAACGCCAGAAGAGGGCATAGATACAAGTTTGGAGAGCAATCAGT taTTTTCCGCTGTTTCTGGATCGGAGATAACCAACAGCCGTGATGATGATTCCAATAAGCATGTCATCTCAGAAATCCAAGATGGAACTCCCAAAATTCAGAAAGCCCCTCAATATTATGCTG gTGTGGCCGTAGCAGCAGCCATTGCTCTTCTTGCCACAGCCACATCTCTACTGTATTTCAGTTAA
- the pdca gene encoding phosducin a translates to MSGSLEIEELPATQTGPKGVIHDWRKFKLESEDHESVPPKKRELLRQMSNPKSSNDEKVNRKMSIQEYEMIQEEDESCLRKYRRQCMQEMHERLSFGPKFDAVFELDSGEAFLDVIEKEHHLTLVVVHVYDDGITGCDALNNCLTCLAAEYSSVKFCRIRASATGADERFPDDVLPALLVYKAGELLGNFMCITKHLNEEFFAMDVENFLNEYGLLPEKEFAACSVEEVNADVE, encoded by the exons ATGTCAGGTTCACTTGAGATAGAGGAACTACCAGCAACACAAACAG GGCCCAAAGGTGTGATCCATGACTGGAGGAAGTTCAAACTTGAGAGTGAGGACCATGAAAGCGTCCCTCCAAAAAAGAGAGAGCTCCTCAGACAGATGTCTAACCCCAAATCCAGTAATGATGAAAAAGTCAACCGCAAG ATGAGCATTCAGGAGTACGAAATGATCCAAGAAGAGGACGAGAGTTGTCTGCGTAAGTATCGCAGGCAGTGCATGCAGGAGATGCACGAGCGCCTGAGTTTTGGGCCTAAATTCGATGCTGTGTTTGAGCTGGATAGTGGGGAGGCCTTCTTGGATGTCATCGAGAAAGAGCACCATCTGACCCTAGTGGTTGTGCACGTCTATGATGACGGGATCACAGGATGTGACGCTCTCAACAACTGCTTGACTTGCCTGGCAGCAGAGTATTCCTCTGTCAAATTCTGCCGAATCCGAGCCTCTGCCACAGGAGCGGACGAGCGTTTTCCAGACGACGTGCTGCCCGCCCTGCTGGTGTACAAGGCTGGAGAGCTGCTGGGCAACTTTATGTGCATTACAAAGCATCTGAATGAGGAGTTCTTCGCTATGGATGTGGAGAACTTCCTAAATGAGTATGGTCTGCTGCCAGAGAAAGAGTTTGCAGCCTGTTCCGTTGAGGAAGTGAATGCCGACGTGGAATAA